GCCGGGGCCGCTCCGGTGTCATTCCCCCGCCTGCGCGGCCGCTTCGCTGCCTGGCCGGAGCCGCCCCATGATCAGGGTGTCGGTGAAGGCGCCGTCCCGCCACGCCGCCGCGCGACGCCGCCCTTCCTCCACGAAGCCGAAGCGACGGTATAGGCGCACGGCAGGTTCGTTGTCCGGGTACACCTCCAGCTCGATCCGCTGAAGCCCCAGCCACCGGTCGGCCAGGTCGACGATCGCCTCCATCAGGCGCGTGCCGATGCCGCGTCCCTGGTAGTCGTCGTGAACCATCATGCCGATCTCCGCGCAATGCGCGCTGCGGCCGCGTCTGAGGTGGAGGCTAATCTGCCCCACCACGCGCCCGTCAACCTCGGCGACAAACGAGTGCATCGTGTCCGGCATCTCCGCGATCTGCTTGCGCACCTGTTCGACGGTGAGCGACGGGATCTGCAGGGTCCCCCACATGCAGCGCGGGCGCGTGCGCATTTCATGAATCGCTTCGGCATCCTCGACGCGAACCGGTCGGATGATCACATCCATGGCTGGCCTTCCTCCTCCTGCTCCCGCCCCGTCATCGCCGGGCGCCTGCCACCGCATGACCCCCGCCGGTCCTCGGCAAACTAGCGCGGGAGGCGTCGCGCCATGCTCGTTCTGCTCTGGGCTCTCAAGTTCGTCTGGCAGATGGCGGCGATCGGCATGATCATCCCGTTTTTCGCCAAGGGCGGCGGGACGAACATCATGAACGTCGTCCTGCTGGGCTTCGTCATGTCGGTCGTGACCTTCCTGCTCGGCGACCTATTCATCCTCTCGCGTTTCGGCAACCTTACCGCGATCGTCGCCGATTTCCTGCTCGCGTACGTGGTCCTCTGGTTCGGCCCGATGCTGATCGACGGTGTCGACGCCGGTCGGCCGTACACCTTTGAGGGCGCGTTGCTCGTGTCCGCAGCCGTGGCCGCGAGCGAGTGGCTCGTGCATCCCATCGTCGCCCGGATGGCCCGCATGCGCGTGCCCGGCCTGCGCGGGTAGCGCCACGGTCTTCGCCTCGCCCGCCGGTCCTCGCGGCGCATGTGCTCGCGCCGAGGGAACTTCGTCCCGCCGTCGCGCGTCGGAGAATCCGAGCCGGAGGATCCGAACGGACGCCGCGCTCCGTCCGAACGGGCGCACGGGAGGAGGAAGCTTGGGAAATGTCGTGCGGATACCCGACAGCCGCCGGTCGTACCCCGGCGCGGGGGCGCCTCCGAGGTATCGTCCTGTTCATGATCGCCGCGTGGCCCGTGCTCGCCTTGACCGGCTGCGGCACCGCGGAGATCGCGCGGGACGTCCACGCGGCGCCGGCGCACGCGCTCGAAGCGGAAGCGGTCGGCGTCGACGCGCTGTCCGAGGAGGCGCAAAAGTGGCTGGACCAGCTCGGGGACCGTGCGGGCGCCCGCGCCTTCGCGGGTGACGGCCGCACGGACGTCGTCGTCACCGCGGGGATGCGCATGACGGGCGGGTACGCGCTGGAGCCCTTGGGCGCCAGCGCCGGCGACGACGGCACGGCCACGGTCGACGTCCTGTTCGTCAAGCCGGGTCCGGACGCCATCGTGACGCAAGTGGCGGGACGGCCGGTGCTGGCCTTGCGCATCGCCCGCAGCGTCCCCAACGTCGTGATCCGGCTGCACTTCGAGAAAGGCGACCGCGGCGTCCGCCTCGGGGCGTTTCCCGCCGCAAGCTACGGCGTGAAGCCGCAGCCGACGGCCGAAGCCGCGTTCAAGGCCGCGCGCGATGCGCTCGGGTTGGCGCCGGACACGGTCACGTTCGGGCCGGCGCAGACGTCCGCGGACAAGAAGACGGTCCGCAGGACGGCCACGGCGAGCTTCCGCGGCGAGGCGTTCGCCGTCACGCTGACCGCGCCCGCCGGACACGCGGACGCGCGCCGGGGCCAGTGGATCGTCAAGGACGTCACCTGGCTCGGCCCCGCGGGCGCCGCGGGGGAAACGTGACGGCGGGAGCGCGCGCCCTCAATGGACCTCTCCCGCCCGCCAGCGGAGAGCGCGCGGAAGGCGCCGGCCGGAGCCGGCGCCTTCAACGTTGAGCCGTCACGTAGAACGCCACGCCCACGATCAGCGCGAAGAGCGCCATGTACGCGATCCAATAGAGGCGGTTCCTGGTCACGCCGAACTCCCCTTCCGCGCCTGGCCATACTGTTCCCCAATTCGAGGATCCCAGGCCGGGAGGGTTCCACGGGTCATGGACGGGGGTCACTGCGCCTCGCCGGGCGGGGACGTCCAGCCGGCGCCGGCGATCGGCACGAGCTCCACGGTCAGGCTCGTCTCGCCCGCCGCCTGTCGCCCGAACATGTCCGCGATGCGCGCGGTCATCGTCAGCGTCCTGGCCTCCCGCGGCACCGAACCGCCGACGAACCAGACGAAC
The Clostridia bacterium DNA segment above includes these coding regions:
- a CDS encoding DUF2512 family protein, with product MLVLLWALKFVWQMAAIGMIIPFFAKGGGTNIMNVVLLGFVMSVVTFLLGDLFILSRFGNLTAIVADFLLAYVVLWFGPMLIDGVDAGRPYTFEGALLVSAAVAASEWLVHPIVARMARMRVPGLRG
- a CDS encoding protease complex subunit PrcB family protein, whose amino-acid sequence is MIAAWPVLALTGCGTAEIARDVHAAPAHALEAEAVGVDALSEEAQKWLDQLGDRAGARAFAGDGRTDVVVTAGMRMTGGYALEPLGASAGDDGTATVDVLFVKPGPDAIVTQVAGRPVLALRIARSVPNVVIRLHFEKGDRGVRLGAFPAASYGVKPQPTAEAAFKAARDALGLAPDTVTFGPAQTSADKKTVRRTATASFRGEAFAVTLTAPAGHADARRGQWIVKDVTWLGPAGAAGET
- a CDS encoding GNAT family N-acetyltransferase, whose amino-acid sequence is MDVIIRPVRVEDAEAIHEMRTRPRCMWGTLQIPSLTVEQVRKQIAEMPDTMHSFVAEVDGRVVGQISLHLRRGRSAHCAEIGMMVHDDYQGRGIGTRLMEAIVDLADRWLGLQRIELEVYPDNEPAVRLYRRFGFVEEGRRRAAAWRDGAFTDTLIMGRLRPGSEAAAQAGE